One Purpureocillium takamizusanense chromosome 1, complete sequence genomic window carries:
- a CDS encoding uncharacterized protein (TransMembrane:1 (o501-518i)~EggNog:ENOG503NXWZ~COG:T) has product MGRKPTPQPLMLADSNALEHIANSGPAATEVTTQGLSPADSRSSSSHRSSPLTSRFAPKRPQTGKPALPPSDSSNHQHQSHHQRSQSARDDRPPVSATGPPASHAPVPQPVTRSTASDSKKSTKSGFFHFAKSSKSSNQLLNLPVTQPNTDSRDRSLATEGDQTSVRQNEANSFYAQGSLEKPATPLPSRSELSLSSTAAEHEPAPIPSPGKKPKSNPFGILSRTKSARENKGRISPQPSTAMPPGAPSRADSHEDSAPLRTAPVTQDRAFRDMMNSTTRNRSEDRAVGRDAGQGKDNSRERDYRHVPPSTTRDNGGGSTFLSGLRNSSTRAADMISKGLFGKSSRSGSTTEKEPVIDDEHYVLKVINLPLVEQTRLTRISKRLENSRDKTEFWMPAFPWRAIDYLNYKGCDVEGLYRVPGSGPQIKKWQRKFDEQFDVNLFEEEELYDINIIGSMLKAWLRQLPDELFPKEAQERVARECAGSTEVPQLLIDELSNLSPFNYYLLFAITCHLSLLLAHSDKNKMDFRNLCICFQPCMKIDAFCFKFLVCDWRDCWKGCKSEAKYIEQEYRLFDQPPPRGLSEPQQPAQSEDLDNRLLSSPDSASHSTHGGREAPIQSKGHRNQFSKSNVSIHSNTSTISNDSHRSYHDGAQVARDLRPLSPIQPLSPIGF; this is encoded by the exons ATGGGACGCAAGcccacgccgcagccgctgaTGCTGGCAGACTCAAATGCCTTGGAGCATATTGCAAACAGCGGGCCCGCAGCCACTGAGGTGACGACGCAAGGcttgtcgcccgccgactccaggtcctcgtcctcgcaccgctcctcccccctcaCCAGCAGATTTGCCCCTAAGAGGCCGCAAACGGGGAAGCCTGCCCTGCCACCCAGCGACAGCTCGAATCATCAACATCAGTCGCACCACCAGCGATCACAGTCTGCCCGTgacgaccgcccgcccgtctccgcGACCGGGCCTCCGGCGTCCCACGCCCCTGTCCCCCAGCCAGTGACACGATCCACAGCCTCCGACAGCAAGAAATCGACCAAGAGCGGCTTCTTCCACTTCGCCAAGTCGTCAAAGAGCTCCAATCAGCTACTCAACCTACCGGTGACGCAACCAAATACGGATTCGCGGGATCGGTCTTTGGCGACAGAGGGCGATCAAACGAGCGTTCGTCAAAACGAAG CAAACTCTTTTTACGCACAAGGTTCGCTAGAGAAGCCGGCAACACCGCTCCCGTCCCGTTCCGAGCTCTCACTCTCCTCAACGGCAGCCGAGCACGAACCTGCTCCGATACCCTCCCCGGGCAAAAAACCAAAATCCAATCCCTTTGGTATACTCAGCCGCACCAAATCTGCGCGCGAGAACAAGGGCCGCATCAGTCCCCAACCTTCcaccgccatgccgcctGGTGCACCTAGCAGAGCGGATTCTCACGAGGACTCGGCTCCCCTCAGGACCGCACCTGTCACCCAGGATCGAGCATTTCGAGATATGATGAACTCGACCACTAGAAATCGGTCCGAAGACCGGGCTGTTGGGCGGGATGCTGGACAGGGCAAAGACAACAGTCGCGAACGAGACTATCGCCATGTACCACCCTCAACCACACGAGACAACGGGGGCGGGTCAACATTTCTTAGCGGCTTGAGAAATTCTTCAACAAGAGCTGCTGACATGATAAGTAAGGGCTTGTTTGGGAAAAGTTCACGAAGCGGAAGCACCACAGAGAAGGAACCTGTCATTGATGACGAACATTACGTCCTTAAGGTAATAAACCTTCCTTTGGTGGAGCAAACGCGCTTGACACGCATCTCAAAACGGCTGGAAAACTCGAGAGACAAGACGGAGTTTTGGATGCCCGCTTTCCCATGGCGGGCAATCGACTATCTCAACTACAAGGGTTGCGACGTGGAAGGCCTGTACCGAGTTCCCGGGAGCGGTCCACAAATCAAGAAATGGCAGCGGAAGTTTGACGAGC AATTCGACGTGAACCTGTTCGAAGAAGAGGAATTATACGACATCAATATCATCGGCTCGATGCTCAAAGCCTGGCTGCGGCAACTTCCAGATGAGTTGTTCCCAAAAGAAGCCCAGGAAAGAGTTGCTCGGGAATGTGCCGGCTCGACAGAGGTCCCTCAGCTCCTCATCGATGAACTCTCCAATCTGTCTCCATTCAATTACTACTTGCTATTTGCAATCACATGCCACCTCAGCCTCCTTCTTGCGCATTCGGACAAGAACAAGATGGACTTCAGAAACCTCTGCATCTGTTTTCAGCCATGCATGAAGATTGATGCCTTCTGCTTCAAATTTCTGGTGTGCGATTGGAGAGATTGCTGGAAAGGCTGCAAGAGTGAAGCGAAATACATTGAGCAAGAATACAGGCTTTTCGATCAGCCTCCTCCGCGCGGCCTCTCTGAGCCTCAGCAGCCAGCGCAAAGCGAGGATCTCGACAATCGTCTGCTTTCATCTCCAGACAGCGCTTCGCACTCAACGCATGGGGGCAGGGAGGCGCCAATCCAGTCAAAAGGCCACCGCAACCAATTTTCAAAGTCCAACGTCAGCATCCACTCAAACACTTCCACTATCTCAAATGACAGCCATCGAAGTTACCACGACGGAGCTCAGGTTGCGAGGGATCTGCGACCACTCTCACCAATTCAACCGCTGTCACCCATCGGGTTCTGA
- the RRS1 gene encoding Rhodanese- sulfurtransferase (COG:J~EggNog:ENOG503NZ9M), protein MAAPVSKPKLPVAVEKPTPYTFDLGLLLAQDPNTVTLDRSALESSLAEITRDGAQSLINQLLTTCPLNSSKDGVLLTLPPPTTRLPREKPVPDAKPPTKWERFAAKKGIKPKTREQRRNLAYDEESGEWKRKWGYKALNKKGEDDWLVEVDPKKEAERKEGTSIRGDGRRERKERLKRNERKMRKNQRDATAKSGIKG, encoded by the coding sequence ATGGCAGCGCCCGTATCGAAACCAAAGTTACCTGTGGCAGTCGAGAAGCCAACGCCGTACACATTTGATCTCGGTCTACTTCTCGCCCAAGATCCTAATACTGTCACCCTGGATCGCTCCGCTCTTGAATCTTCCCTCGCCGAGATCACACGGGATGGCGCCCAATCTCTCATCAACCAACTTCTGACGACATGTCCTCTCAATTCCTCAAAGGATGGTGTTCTCctgacgctgccgccaccaacaaccCGCCTTCCTCGCGAAAAGCCCGTTCCAGATGCCAAACCACCGACCAAGTGGGAGCGCTTTGCTGCCAAGAAGGGAATCAAGCCCAAGACTAGAGAACAGCGCAGGAATCTCGCCTACGACGAAGAGAGCGGCGAGTGGAAGAGAAAGTGGGGTTATAAGGCGCTGAATAAGAAGGGCGAAGACGACTGGCTCGTTGAAGTAGACCCAAAGAAGGAAGCGGAAAGGAAAGAAGGCACAAGCATCCGTGGCGACGGACGCAGGGAGAGGAAAGAGAGGCTGAAGCGCAACGAAAGAAAAATGAGGAAGAACCAGCGGGATGCTACGGCCAAGTCTGGCATCAAAGGGTAA